ATGCGGGTTGTAGACACTTCTGCATCTGTCAACGTTGACACTTGCACGAAGCGTCTACACCCCAGTGTTTATGCGGCTTGTAGACGTGTTGACGCTTCGAGGGCGAAAAAGAGCAGAACGAAGGGTGCGCGTTGTGGATAACCTGGCGCCCCGGATTCTCGACCTGATGGCCCGGCTCTCGGGCCGGGAGGGGCCTGAGCCAGCCTCCCAGCCCCCGCTAAACCGAGCGGCCACGGAGACTGCCTACCACCAGCCGCTCCGGCGCTGGTTCGAGCTGACCGCCCAGGGGCCCGCTGCCGACCGTGAAGAGGCCGGTCAGGTCGACCAGGAGATCCTCCGGCTCATCGACGAGGTCGGCGAGCCCCGAGCCACGGCCCTCCGCCGTCAATGGGCGCGTGAGTGGTGGGAGGAGACGGGCGCCTGCCCATACTGCGGCGAGCGGGGGCCGTACCACGACCCAATCCGGCGGCATCTTGACACGCGCAGGCGGAGGCGTAGGATTGGCCGCGAGCCTGAATTCCCAAAGGGGCCGGCGATGACACGAGTCCATGATCGAGGGGGGTGGCCGGGCGCGGGGCCGATCGACCGATCCGAGCACGAGCTGGCGTGGTGGGAGAAGCGCACCGATGCCCTGATGCGGCTCCTGTGGACACCGGAGCGGCGGATCATCAAGGTTGACGAGATGCGCCGGGCGATCGAGAGCATCGAGCCGGCCAAGTACGAGAAGTGCACGTACTACGAGCGGTGGCTGATCGCCCTGGAGACGCTCTTGATCGAGAAGGGCATCCTGACGCGCGCGGAGATCGATCGCAAGGCGGAGGAGCTCGGAGCCCGTGGCGGCAAAGTTCAAGCCCGGTGACCGCGTGCGGGTCATGGCAAACCCCGCCGTCCGCGGCCACGTCAGAACCCCCGGCTACCTCCAGGGCAAGATCGGCTCCGTCGAAGGGATCCATGGCGCTTTCCGCAACCCGGAGTCGCTCGCCTACGGCGGCGACGGGCTCCCCAAACAGTTCCTCTATCTCGTCCGGTTCGATCAGGTTCGGCTCTGGGAGAAGTACGGGGGCTCGTCGCAGGACCGGCTCCTGGTCGACATCTACGAGCACTGGCTCGAGCCGGGGTGAACTGAGGAGGCACGATGGACGACGACCACGAGGGACACCCGCACCCAACCGTTCAGGACGCGCCGGAGCAGGCTCTCTTCGAGCGCCGGGTGGACGCGCTCCAGGCCCTGCTGATCGAGAAGGGACTGATCACCGCGGACGAGGTCCGACAGGCAGTCGAGGAGATGGACTCGCGGAGCCCGGCCCTCGGCACCAGGGTGGTCGCCCGGGCCTGGACCGACCCCGCGTTCAAGGCCCGCCTGCTGGCCGACGCCAAATCGGCCATCGCGGAGCTCGGCATCGACGTGGGGGCCATCGCCACGATCATCGCCGTCGAGAACACCGAAGCGGTCCACCACGTCGTCGTCTGCACCCTCTGCTCCTGCTACCCGCGCGGGCTCCTCGGCTACCCGCCCGACTGGTACAAGAGCCTGAACTACCGCTCGCGGGTGGTCGTCGATCCGCGGGGAGTCCTGAAGGAGTTCGGGCTGGAGCTGGACCCAGACGTCCAGGTACGGGTCCTGGACAGCACTGCGGATATGCGCTACCTGGTGATCCCGGCGCGGCCCGCAGGGACGGAACAGATGGGCGAGGACGAACTGGCGGGCCTGGTCACGCGCGACAGCATGATCGGGGTCGCGAAGACGCGCACGGCGCGGGCGCGCTGAAAGCTACCCTCGCTGTCTCAGATATTCCTTGAGGAACTCCTGCGTTTGCCGGTGGGCGAGGTAAATCGCTGCGTCGATCGCCTCATCCCTTTTCAGCATGCGCCCGAGGATCACCAACCCGACGATCGGCGCTG
The Candidatus Rokuibacteriota bacterium DNA segment above includes these coding regions:
- a CDS encoding nitrile hydratase subunit beta, whose translation is MTRVHDRGGWPGAGPIDRSEHELAWWEKRTDALMRLLWTPERRIIKVDEMRRAIESIEPAKYEKCTYYERWLIALETLLIEKGILTRAEIDRKAEELGARGGKVQAR
- a CDS encoding nitrile hydratase subunit beta, with translation MARRRSSEPVAAKFKPGDRVRVMANPAVRGHVRTPGYLQGKIGSVEGIHGAFRNPESLAYGGDGLPKQFLYLVRFDQVRLWEKYGGSSQDRLLVDIYEHWLEPG
- the nthA gene encoding nitrile hydratase subunit alpha; translated protein: MDDDHEGHPHPTVQDAPEQALFERRVDALQALLIEKGLITADEVRQAVEEMDSRSPALGTRVVARAWTDPAFKARLLADAKSAIAELGIDVGAIATIIAVENTEAVHHVVVCTLCSCYPRGLLGYPPDWYKSLNYRSRVVVDPRGVLKEFGLELDPDVQVRVLDSTADMRYLVIPARPAGTEQMGEDELAGLVTRDSMIGVAKTRTARAR